The Armatimonadota bacterium genome includes a region encoding these proteins:
- a CDS encoding PEP-CTERM sorting domain-containing protein: MKSLRNLAILAALAVFSSAIATQQSFVRVTTNAYYQGLNGGVNTGYEASPFSSNPAHTMAQSSAIVGGDTGIGRSDRTTCYDESNAWGEVFHPGQEHLFARAGGWSPGNDPPEDCFAETTVEVQSWWMATSASSDPIPIDIHYFLEGWLFTAYYTDEAFASIDIKVDIADFAFNVLDIGATLGGGSGLSTSFSVGGGSFSDAGWVGAWSDTTNTLESTVRGDQDKMFDLNYLEGFNDVFDAPANTPFQVNYRIRATAKVPGPFEIFSNADFSNTASLSLRCDTAGVELHELNLVPEPGTMAALVLGCAAMLRRRYKAG, encoded by the coding sequence TTGAAATCTTTGCGAAACCTTGCCATTTTGGCCGCGCTTGCCGTGTTTTCTTCGGCAATAGCGACACAGCAGTCCTTCGTTCGAGTGACGACCAACGCCTATTATCAGGGTCTGAACGGAGGCGTGAACACAGGCTATGAAGCCTCGCCGTTCTCAAGCAACCCAGCACACACGATGGCTCAGAGCAGCGCGATCGTCGGGGGCGACACGGGGATCGGCCGAAGCGACAGGACCACCTGCTACGACGAGTCCAACGCGTGGGGCGAGGTCTTTCACCCGGGCCAGGAGCACCTTTTTGCAAGGGCGGGCGGCTGGAGCCCAGGGAACGACCCGCCCGAGGACTGCTTTGCCGAGACGACCGTCGAGGTCCAATCCTGGTGGATGGCGACTTCGGCCAGTTCGGACCCGATTCCGATCGACATTCACTACTTCTTGGAAGGCTGGCTCTTCACCGCGTATTACACCGACGAGGCCTTTGCAAGCATCGACATCAAAGTGGACATCGCCGATTTCGCGTTCAACGTGTTGGATATCGGCGCAACCCTCGGCGGAGGTTCGGGTCTGTCCACGTCGTTCAGCGTCGGCGGCGGCAGCTTTTCGGATGCCGGCTGGGTAGGCGCCTGGTCCGACACCACGAACACGCTGGAATCGACGGTGCGCGGGGATCAGGACAAGATGTTCGACCTGAACTATTTGGAGGGCTTCAACGACGTATTCGACGCTCCCGCCAACACCCCGTTCCAGGTGAACTACCGGATTCGCGCGACGGCGAAGGTCCCTGGACCCTTCGAGATATTCTCGAACGCCGACTTCTCGAACACGGCGAGTTTAAGCCTGCGCTGCGATACCGCAGGGGTCGAGCTGCACGAGCTGAACTTGGTGCCCGAGCCGGGAACTATGGCTGCACTTGTACTTGGCTGCGCAGCTATGCTGAGGAGGCGCTACAAAGCCGGGTGA
- a CDS encoding GNAT family N-acetyltransferase — protein MRLELPSERYVDSFFQAMAEFEAEGDPQIPAGLTPEQFPAYVQRLHNNALGKNLPEGYVPSQEFWMVDSDGFAGRIILGLSYYPSPERVGHHVGYAVRPSRRRRGYATQALRCLLDEARKRNIFRLMPTCGAANAASRKVIERNGGVLLNPDPAEADGELRYLIELESTPG, from the coding sequence ATGAGACTTGAACTGCCCTCTGAAAGGTACGTGGACAGCTTCTTTCAGGCGATGGCCGAATTCGAAGCGGAGGGCGACCCTCAAATCCCCGCCGGCCTGACCCCGGAGCAGTTTCCAGCCTACGTGCAGAGGCTGCACAACAACGCCCTTGGGAAGAACCTACCGGAGGGCTACGTTCCTTCGCAGGAGTTCTGGATGGTTGATTCAGACGGTTTCGCGGGCAGGATCATCCTCGGTCTCTCCTACTACCCGAGCCCCGAGAGGGTGGGGCATCACGTGGGCTACGCCGTCCGGCCGAGCAGGCGCCGGAGGGGGTACGCGACCCAGGCCCTTCGATGTCTGCTCGATGAGGCGAGGAAGCGGAACATCTTTCGGCTCATGCCCACATGCGGCGCGGCCAACGCCGCCTCTCGCAAGGTCATTGAAAGGAACGGAGGCGTGCTCTTGAACCCCGATCCCGCCGAAGCGGATGGCGAGCTTCGGTATCTCATCGAGTTGGAAAGCACGCCCGGCTAG
- a CDS encoding suppressor of fused domain protein — MRFLQKLFGHRVAYAKHMNAIDEHWKQQLGVTEDANVFHELVSEIVHLDVFRYTAPEKRPWHFLVTCGMSAKPMPKAPSKDMRFAEVGIALPQDWPLNTEEWEDESNYWPIRALKIFGRLPFEANRPLVPGISIPSSHPEPLPYPGTQFYGAMLAEPVILPEEARVFRGDGFTVNLMMAVPITKSELEFKVSHGIHDLWNRMVESGRPMEDFLVVNPGRESVV, encoded by the coding sequence ATGCGGTTTCTTCAGAAGCTCTTTGGGCACAGGGTTGCCTATGCGAAGCACATGAATGCGATCGACGAGCATTGGAAGCAACAACTGGGCGTGACTGAAGACGCCAATGTTTTTCATGAATTGGTCTCAGAGATCGTCCACCTGGATGTGTTTCGATACACTGCTCCTGAGAAACGCCCCTGGCACTTCTTGGTCACGTGCGGGATGTCTGCCAAGCCCATGCCCAAGGCGCCTTCGAAGGACATGCGCTTCGCCGAGGTAGGAATTGCATTGCCCCAAGACTGGCCGCTAAACACCGAGGAGTGGGAGGATGAATCCAACTACTGGCCAATTCGCGCCCTCAAGATATTCGGCCGGCTCCCGTTTGAGGCGAACCGTCCTCTTGTTCCTGGCATCAGCATCCCAAGCAGTCACCCCGAGCCCTTGCCATACCCAGGGACCCAGTTCTATGGAGCCATGCTTGCAGAACCTGTGATTCTGCCTGAAGAAGCCCGCGTGTTCCGTGGCGATGGGTTCACTGTGAACCTGATGATGGCCGTACCCATCACGAAGTCCGAGCTGGAGTTCAAGGTGAGCCATGGGATCCATGACCTTTGGAATCGCATGGTGGAGTCCGGCAGACCGATGGAGGACTTCTTGGTGGTGAATCCTGGCAGGGAAAGTGTGGTGTGA
- a CDS encoding NACHT domain-containing protein — protein MTHAEKRAKLASLSEDEFRDRVVRELFLAQGFRCYRDVCGVDEEGKDCILFKDVEFGKRHVYVVQTKTTKLNMSQKASQNVIEAITQLKTASNTEVVLLHNNTKVRPDYVFLCTSGSANTSARAEIARQLTGSNVTILDADELIDAIDQHYKTFWISISRLNRKYVEELRAKLLSMTDAVLLYPGDGHEPALAPFAEEAYVGQKLFRLTTHMVVKQGVVKSEPLIEEIADERLLEMAKPVAFVVGDGGTGKTTLLRRLCLLSCNRSLSATGQDECIIPVLLRAVDLIQADSLREAAEAKIAQALMEPDSGLEENDFTSGRVQVFIDAVDEAGSSLGYAHVLNLIESFAHSYPSCKVVVSSRPRLTVRNYATERRIPIYEISDFSIKQASSIVNRAVAGKDIQPAAVTEVLRKLQDVHGMKLNPLLVTVFAATPNFYTKDIPPNISAIFRKFAALMLGQWDDRKGISVQYEWEEKHGVLEQIALGWHNRRHTEKSVSEFRSDVKRILTSWGRGEKADAVADEILRSGLLVESEERVAFRHHLFQEYFAGASIESVQDIESVVSDEWWRNAIVFAYGARSTRGDELAVLCANVDVGAGIAAYRALVTIGLALQACYKTNVDVRRAVLGEVILKLANCFAGFLRAQESGDSYPLTAFIFHFLEARDSVSSDQILNVELGVPPEESAEHAEFLRLAGAIESGHIDIVKSEVLAFSPKDDRLLLGLHLLAFFVMHLRVSEAQERSAAKEIAAAITPKIVPLVKQVLQEFKGMVLELQKGGIHVLDAPLVTPEGQFEIDFDRA, from the coding sequence ATGACACACGCAGAAAAGAGGGCAAAACTAGCAAGCTTGTCTGAAGACGAATTCCGAGACCGAGTGGTTAGGGAGTTGTTCCTAGCACAGGGATTCCGGTGTTACCGCGACGTCTGTGGAGTGGACGAAGAGGGCAAGGATTGCATTCTCTTCAAGGACGTTGAGTTCGGCAAGCGACACGTGTATGTAGTGCAGACCAAGACGACCAAGCTGAACATGAGTCAGAAGGCCAGCCAGAATGTCATCGAGGCGATCACGCAGTTGAAGACAGCGTCGAACACGGAAGTCGTGCTCCTACATAACAACACCAAGGTAAGGCCCGACTATGTCTTTCTTTGCACGAGCGGCTCAGCGAACACGTCGGCGCGCGCCGAGATCGCTAGGCAACTAACAGGGTCGAACGTCACGATACTTGACGCAGATGAGTTGATCGATGCGATAGATCAGCATTACAAAACATTCTGGATAAGCATTAGTAGGCTGAACCGAAAATATGTAGAAGAGCTTCGAGCCAAGCTCCTCTCAATGACCGATGCAGTGCTTCTGTACCCAGGAGACGGGCATGAGCCGGCACTTGCTCCATTCGCCGAAGAGGCATACGTGGGACAGAAGCTTTTCCGTCTCACCACGCACATGGTGGTCAAGCAAGGCGTCGTGAAGTCAGAACCCCTGATAGAGGAGATCGCTGACGAGCGACTCCTTGAGATGGCCAAGCCGGTCGCTTTTGTCGTTGGAGACGGTGGAACCGGAAAGACGACGTTGCTGCGTCGCCTTTGTCTTCTATCTTGTAACCGCTCTCTTTCGGCGACAGGACAGGACGAGTGTATTATCCCTGTTCTGCTCCGTGCAGTCGACCTTATTCAGGCGGACTCGTTGCGCGAAGCTGCAGAGGCTAAGATAGCTCAAGCACTGATGGAACCTGATTCCGGGCTGGAGGAAAACGATTTCACATCAGGCCGTGTCCAAGTGTTCATTGACGCTGTTGATGAAGCTGGGTCAAGCTTGGGGTACGCCCATGTCCTCAATCTGATCGAGTCATTTGCACACTCCTACCCCTCCTGCAAGGTAGTAGTCTCTTCGAGACCCCGGCTCACAGTGAGAAACTACGCAACTGAGAGGCGGATACCTATCTACGAGATATCTGACTTTAGCATTAAGCAGGCAAGCAGTATTGTGAACAGGGCGGTTGCCGGCAAGGATATTCAGCCCGCAGCCGTAACCGAAGTGCTTCGAAAGCTGCAGGACGTTCATGGTATGAAGCTAAACCCGTTGCTTGTTACCGTGTTTGCCGCGACGCCGAACTTCTACACTAAGGACATTCCGCCAAACATTAGCGCGATATTCCGGAAGTTCGCCGCGCTAATGCTTGGTCAATGGGACGACCGGAAGGGAATAAGTGTCCAGTACGAATGGGAGGAGAAGCACGGCGTGCTTGAGCAAATCGCTCTCGGCTGGCATAATAGGCGCCATACGGAAAAGTCGGTTTCTGAGTTCAGATCGGATGTCAAGCGGATTCTTACAAGCTGGGGTAGAGGCGAGAAGGCAGACGCGGTGGCGGATGAAATACTGAGGTCAGGTCTCCTCGTCGAAAGCGAGGAGCGGGTCGCCTTCCGTCATCATCTATTCCAAGAGTACTTTGCGGGAGCGTCGATAGAATCGGTACAGGACATTGAGAGCGTTGTTTCAGACGAGTGGTGGCGAAACGCAATCGTGTTCGCATATGGGGCGAGATCGACGCGGGGCGATGAGCTGGCCGTATTGTGCGCGAATGTTGATGTTGGTGCGGGGATCGCAGCGTATCGGGCACTAGTGACGATCGGGCTAGCGTTGCAGGCCTGCTACAAGACCAATGTGGACGTTAGGCGTGCCGTGCTGGGAGAGGTCATTCTTAAGTTGGCAAACTGCTTTGCGGGCTTCCTCAGGGCTCAAGAGAGCGGCGATTCCTATCCGCTTACTGCGTTTATATTCCACTTTCTCGAAGCCCGTGATTCGGTTTCGTCGGATCAGATACTCAACGTCGAGTTGGGTGTGCCGCCGGAGGAGTCCGCGGAACACGCTGAGTTCCTGAGATTGGCCGGAGCTATCGAGTCAGGTCACATCGACATCGTCAAGAGCGAGGTGCTTGCGTTTTCTCCGAAGGATGACCGTCTGCTGCTCGGTTTGCATCTGCTAGCGTTTTTCGTGATGCACCTCAGGGTCTCTGAGGCTCAAGAGAGAAGTGCTGCGAAGGAGATAGCTGCGGCGATTACGCCGAAGATAGTGCCCCTGGTCAAGCAGGTTCTGCAAGAGTTCAAGGGCATGGTGCTTGAGCTCCAAAAGGGAGGGATACATGTGCTTGACGCACCTTTGGTGACTCCGGAAGGGCAATTCGAAATCGATTTTGATCGGGCATGA
- a CDS encoding PEP-CTERM sorting domain-containing protein (PEP-CTERM proteins occur, often in large numbers, in the proteomes of bacteria that also encode an exosortase, a predicted intramembrane cysteine proteinase. The presence of a PEP-CTERM domain at a protein's C-terminus predicts cleavage within the sorting domain, followed by covalent anchoring to some some component of the (usually Gram-negative) cell surface. Many PEP-CTERM proteins exhibit an unusual sequence composition that includes large numbers of potential glycosylation sites. Expression of one such protein has been shown restore the ability of a bacterium to form floc, a type of biofilm.), whose translation MFTLKSILALSLITVAAAANANLVFNGSFETNTNVGGNGGADDRPDGWLNFNDFNTQSSPDVWDNAGEDGLAPGSFGFFTHILAYDGTNMVSIASDGPNFSEGLESSAMALSSNATYRLTVRMAYDSHNGSGYNNPAPLTVRLRQGNGASSVLDVFAAPTADHAWELRTADFVVGSTDSYTLILGSESTTIKNYFVIDDVSVVDLVPEPASVAALGLGTLALLRRRRKA comes from the coding sequence ATGTTTACATTGAAGTCTATTTTGGCATTGTCCCTCATCACGGTTGCGGCGGCGGCAAACGCCAACCTTGTTTTCAACGGCAGTTTTGAAACGAACACCAACGTGGGCGGAAACGGTGGCGCGGACGACCGGCCCGACGGCTGGCTCAACTTTAACGATTTCAACACGCAGAGCTCGCCCGACGTGTGGGACAACGCCGGAGAGGACGGGCTGGCGCCGGGCTCCTTCGGCTTCTTCACCCACATCCTGGCTTACGACGGCACCAACATGGTGTCCATCGCTTCGGACGGGCCGAACTTTAGCGAAGGGCTCGAGAGCTCCGCCATGGCGCTCAGCTCCAATGCGACCTACCGCCTGACCGTGAGAATGGCGTACGACTCGCACAACGGCAGCGGCTACAACAACCCGGCCCCGCTGACCGTGCGGCTTCGTCAGGGCAACGGGGCGTCGAGCGTCCTGGACGTGTTCGCGGCGCCGACCGCGGATCACGCTTGGGAATTGCGCACGGCGGATTTCGTGGTCGGCAGTACCGACAGCTACACGCTGATCCTGGGCTCGGAGTCTACGACGATCAAAAACTACTTCGTCATCGACGACGTTAGCGTGGTGGATTTGGTGCCCGAGCCGGCGAGCGTTGCCGCCCTCGGATTGGGCACCCTGGCGCTTCTTCGCCGCCGCAGAAAGGCGTAA
- a CDS encoding spondin domain-containing protein, protein MKLSKLAAAAATLAAIPLAGAANFQIIWENHGPQPLSPLFWSVSDASFDIFAFGSPASAGIKRIAETGNATTMLGIAAAAGSSVQAFGTLSGGPLLPGQTRTANISADVSHGYFQFASMLGKTNDGFIGESLSSMGLNLFEGSTPTGFSVNIYGARAWDAGTEENTQNMADLAALGGSGNTPDSNSAIRVHETIVSGYGDSWQALPDWSNDTHLATVTVLPVPEPSSIAALALGAGLILRRKAKAS, encoded by the coding sequence GTGAAACTTTCAAAACTCGCTGCTGCCGCTGCAACCTTGGCGGCTATTCCGCTCGCCGGCGCCGCCAATTTCCAAATCATCTGGGAAAACCACGGCCCCCAGCCGCTCAGCCCCCTTTTCTGGTCGGTCAGCGACGCGTCGTTCGACATCTTCGCCTTCGGGAGCCCTGCCTCTGCGGGCATCAAGAGGATCGCCGAAACCGGCAACGCCACAACCATGCTTGGCATCGCTGCCGCCGCGGGATCCTCGGTGCAAGCCTTTGGCACGCTGAGCGGCGGGCCGCTGCTGCCAGGCCAGACGCGCACGGCGAACATCAGCGCCGACGTCTCTCACGGCTACTTTCAGTTCGCTTCGATGCTTGGCAAGACCAACGACGGATTCATCGGTGAAAGCTTGAGTTCGATGGGCCTCAACTTGTTTGAGGGCTCCACTCCAACGGGCTTCAGCGTCAACATCTATGGGGCTCGCGCTTGGGATGCGGGCACCGAGGAGAACACGCAGAATATGGCCGATCTTGCAGCGTTGGGCGGCTCGGGGAACACACCGGACTCCAACTCAGCTATCCGCGTGCACGAGACCATCGTCTCGGGTTACGGCGACAGTTGGCAGGCCCTGCCCGATTGGTCGAACGACACGCACCTGGCGACCGTGACCGTCCTGCCCGTTCCTGAGCCCTCGAGCATCGCCGCTCTGGCCCTTGGAGCCGGGCTCATCCTTAGGAGGAAGGCGAAAGCCTCCTGA
- a CDS encoding PEP-CTERM sorting domain-containing protein — protein MLCTKRAFVRLSISIAATSAAVPALASASFFDAANAAANTSERNAWLTACGVTSGQYFEDFEAIAVGTNLHGQTGLLPGGLVIWDTSTAHAAFVQSSSSFFGGNLPLDTRGVAHNEQAYLELDFTAAPVDYVAGFDLDHTGTVLIVTFIDDTTEQTNLDSAQPAEFWGVWRNDKPRIKRIQLDSSGDHEWGIDNLEYGVVPEPATLCTLGIGAFAIARRRRV, from the coding sequence ATGCTTTGCACGAAAAGGGCATTCGTTCGACTATCAATCTCTATCGCGGCTACATCCGCCGCTGTGCCGGCGCTGGCCTCTGCGAGCTTCTTCGATGCAGCTAACGCTGCTGCCAACACCTCCGAGCGCAACGCATGGCTTACAGCGTGCGGCGTCACGTCCGGCCAATACTTCGAGGACTTCGAGGCCATTGCCGTCGGTACAAACCTCCATGGACAAACTGGTCTGCTGCCTGGCGGCCTCGTGATCTGGGACACCTCGACGGCGCATGCTGCCTTCGTCCAAAGCTCGAGCTCGTTCTTTGGCGGCAACCTTCCGCTTGATACTCGCGGGGTTGCCCACAACGAGCAAGCCTATCTGGAGCTCGACTTTACTGCCGCACCCGTGGACTACGTTGCCGGATTTGACCTTGACCACACGGGCACAGTGCTGATCGTCACCTTCATTGACGACACGACTGAACAGACGAATCTGGATTCGGCACAGCCCGCTGAGTTCTGGGGAGTCTGGCGTAACGACAAACCGAGAATCAAACGGATTCAACTGGATTCCAGCGGGGACCACGAGTGGGGCATCGACAACCTGGAATATGGGGTGGTTCCCGAGCCTGCAACACTCTGCACGCTGGGCATCGGCGCGTTTGCCATTGCGCGAAGGCGCAGGGTGTGA
- a CDS encoding RelA/SpoT domain-containing protein yields MKPAKKREWTKVRVDNAGAALLRRHCSLSELDRAFRTINEWRSSHAFPLNTFQTTLRRKARQVDPKCLVAQRLKRLSSIDSKLRRFSWLQLSEMQDIAGCRAVLPSVHDVDALVGLYGDSDLKHELIDSDDYIRSPKKSGYRGIHLIYSYYSDKTEKYNGLKIEIQFRSRLQHAWATAVETVDTFTRQALKSSQGERDWLRFFQLMSSEMAVREGTPTVPGTPNGADDLIEELRHLAKQLDVVGKLSAFGHTLSKAQPNLRGSHYFLMVLDSRDHRITVHGYRKRDLVAASTRYLEIERQNIEDPNMDAVLVSVDSLQALKRAYPNYYLDTRVFLVELQRAIAEP; encoded by the coding sequence ATGAAGCCAGCGAAGAAGCGTGAATGGACAAAGGTCAGAGTAGACAACGCTGGAGCAGCCCTGCTCAGAAGGCATTGCTCGCTAAGTGAGCTTGATCGGGCGTTCAGAACAATCAACGAATGGAGGTCCTCACACGCCTTCCCACTGAACACCTTTCAAACGACGCTGCGTCGAAAGGCGAGGCAAGTCGACCCAAAGTGCCTTGTAGCTCAACGCCTGAAGCGCCTTTCATCTATTGACAGTAAGCTTCGAAGATTCAGTTGGCTGCAACTCTCGGAGATGCAGGACATTGCTGGTTGTAGGGCCGTTCTTCCTTCAGTGCACGACGTAGATGCTCTAGTAGGGCTCTATGGCGACAGCGATCTCAAACACGAGCTCATAGATAGCGACGACTACATCCGCTCTCCGAAAAAATCGGGTTACCGCGGAATCCACTTGATCTATAGCTACTACAGTGACAAGACAGAGAAATACAACGGCCTGAAGATTGAAATCCAGTTTCGTTCACGTCTCCAGCATGCATGGGCCACGGCCGTTGAGACGGTCGACACCTTTACGCGGCAGGCCCTAAAGTCGAGTCAGGGCGAGCGGGATTGGCTACGATTCTTCCAATTGATGTCCTCAGAAATGGCGGTCCGAGAAGGCACGCCTACTGTGCCCGGAACTCCCAATGGGGCGGACGATCTTATAGAGGAGTTGAGACACCTGGCAAAGCAGCTCGACGTGGTCGGCAAACTCAGCGCTTTTGGCCACACACTGAGCAAGGCACAGCCCAACTTGCGGGGATCGCATTACTTTCTAATGGTCCTTGATTCGAGAGATCATAGGATCACGGTGCATGGCTACCGAAAACGGGATTTGGTCGCTGCGTCAACGAGGTATCTCGAGATCGAACGGCAGAATATTGAGGATCCAAACATGGACGCCGTCCTCGTTTCTGTGGACTCGCTCCAAGCGCTAAAGAGGGCCTACCCGAACTATTACCTTGACACGCGCGTGTTTCTTGTTGAGTTACAGCGGGCAATCGCGGAACCCTAG
- a CDS encoding sigma-70 family RNA polymerase sigma factor, whose product MPTRTYAPAAADSLESAVRRELPILYRFATRLTGPRGNPEDLVGRALLQCAKGWDRFDGQNARAWMLKVLRNEHLQEVRRKSLVLEPPEAMANAVCHHMPVSAQAMRRIALEQINEEIGNLPLEFREALVLCDVEEVPYKEAATILDIPLGTLSSRLHRARHMLRNALAETIPIDTEAP is encoded by the coding sequence ATGCCCACTCGAACCTACGCTCCCGCTGCCGCCGACTCCCTTGAGTCGGCGGTTCGGCGGGAACTGCCCATCCTCTACCGCTTTGCGACGCGCCTGACAGGGCCGCGCGGGAATCCTGAGGACCTCGTCGGCCGGGCGCTGCTTCAATGTGCCAAGGGGTGGGACCGGTTCGACGGCCAAAACGCGCGGGCGTGGATGCTCAAGGTGTTGCGGAACGAGCACTTGCAAGAGGTTCGGCGCAAGTCCCTGGTCCTGGAGCCCCCGGAGGCTATGGCAAATGCGGTCTGCCACCACATGCCGGTCTCGGCCCAGGCCATGCGGCGGATTGCGCTGGAACAGATCAACGAAGAGATCGGGAATCTGCCGCTGGAATTCCGGGAGGCGCTGGTCCTATGCGACGTGGAAGAGGTCCCCTACAAGGAAGCCGCCACCATCCTCGACATCCCACTTGGAACCTTGAGTTCAAGACTCCATCGCGCGCGACACATGCTCAGAAACGCGCTCGCTGAGACGATCCCCATCGACACGGAGGCGCCATGA
- a CDS encoding PEP-CTERM sorting domain-containing protein — MNTRMALIGAAGLAILSSGSASASIVITTGGGNFAGDENVQFNHSGLPNNDFFVQGVTNDSALYVDFYDPVEALHADGGQSRIEPLSAPALTDVTISMASEGLNFLTLIINLEVDQDGSVTFTTHRKAGADDVQTFAVSDHGNNKFRVEAVADEMIWVRLTSSDADIQDVQQVRIGGFVPEPASLACLGIGLLMLRRRGLK; from the coding sequence ATGAACACCAGGATGGCGCTGATTGGCGCAGCCGGGCTGGCAATACTCTCTTCTGGCTCGGCATCCGCCTCCATTGTCATCACCACGGGCGGGGGCAACTTCGCCGGAGACGAGAACGTGCAGTTCAACCACAGTGGGCTGCCCAACAACGACTTCTTCGTTCAGGGCGTGACCAACGACAGCGCCCTGTACGTCGACTTCTACGATCCGGTCGAGGCCCTGCATGCCGACGGCGGCCAATCGCGAATCGAGCCACTCTCGGCGCCGGCACTCACCGACGTCACGATCTCCATGGCGAGCGAAGGGCTCAACTTCCTCACGCTCATCATCAATCTGGAGGTGGATCAGGACGGCAGCGTGACCTTCACGACCCACCGAAAGGCCGGCGCGGACGACGTGCAGACCTTTGCCGTGTCTGATCACGGCAACAACAAGTTCCGTGTCGAGGCGGTGGCGGATGAAATGATCTGGGTGCGGCTGACATCCTCAGACGCAGACATTCAGGACGTCCAGCAAGTGCGAATCGGCGGATTCGTTCCTGAGCCGGCAAGCCTGGCGTGCCTTGGGATTGGTCTGCTGATGTTGCGGCGTCGCGGTCTGAAGTGA